The following is a genomic window from Calliphora vicina chromosome 5, idCalVici1.1, whole genome shotgun sequence.
tgcaagctaatttttattaaaaatatatccgtattcacttgtgtatgagtttttatcttcgtcggataccgttaacctattcgcaggtatggccaaaaaaaaatatttttttaacggctgtttcgaatctccaattttgaatttttaaaaattttgctaaacaaatttcagaatttttcgatcatcacattgggatttattgagatcataatggggaataaaaatatgaaaaaatgatatcaatacctcttacagtttttccgtacctgtgatttaaattttgcgattttcaagaaaaactttttttttgtccatattttggcgaatgagcaaactttccttactgttaataattttaagtaaaatctgttcagaatattatagtccaggtaattttaaatatagtctgaaagttttccaaaaatcggaaaacgttaacctttaaatcgtgaaggtcaaaagtcaattttttcaatatttggaatttctaatgaaaagatagcgaaatgttatatattagggtctaacatttacaacaacagtgctaaaatggattttaacctttaagagcacttgtggtcaaaatggctgtgtttttcgagATTCTAAAAGTTGAGGggcatttggaccccaagtgcggctaagggttaatttccatttttgtgctgttattttaaattctgtactttatgttatattttcctcaactTTCGTTAAAATCgccccaaaatatataacatttcactagaaattccaaatattgaaaaatttgacctttgaccttcacgatttaaaggttaaagttatctgattttagtaaaactttcatacTATATTTAGTGTTACCAGGGCTATAATATTATggatagattttacttaaaatgtataacagtaaggaaattttgctcattcgccaaaatatggacaaaaaaagtttttcttgaaaatcgcaggtacgccaaaactgtaagaggtattgacatcattttttcatatttttattccctattatgatctcaataaatcccaatgtgatgatcgaaaaattctgaaatttgtttaacaaaatttttaaaaattcaaaaatggagattcgaaacagccgttaaaaaaaatattttttttggccatacctgcgaataggttaacggtatccgacgaagacaaaaactcatacataagtgaatacggatatatttgaaataaaaattagctttcattttaatttttttgaaatatgttaattttttttcctaaattccttgtcaagtggcctgagacacgttaatggtctggcgaatttgtaatacctttaccatttttaaaccaaattttgtcatttatatctgattacaacgataattatgtacacatttcgttttttttgcattcaattgaaaaagtatttatttagtagcaacatttttacaaaaactgaaaaatttgcatttttcttgaattttggcgataatacagtttttgggtcattttgacccaaaggagatacaggatcaatttccaaaattttatttttaatgtaatattcattaatataaataaatctacatatttctagaaaacaatacagaaagttaacgagtttcacctatttattccatataaatagtaaaatttagcatatatctgaactttgaccccgatgcgcgtccagaaatcgttgtccgattttgcCAAAACTTTCAGCACTTAacgtgtcacaatattccacccggcactctttgaaatctaaaaaaaaacggctgtcactctaatctacatattctaagcttatttacaaaatatttattgtttacataaataagtaaagccctcactattcaattatctacactatattaagtttaaatacttatttgtttaatttttcattttggttttttgacatttgttaagaccaatccaaggcgtatttaacaaggtgacagcagtggcgaattgaaataaatacaggcgaattcacttattttttatatatagagtttgacatacggacgttcgggcgaatattttttatatatgcagtttgacatttgtgcgatctatttctataatcagctgtgctgccgatggcaccttattaaatgcaccttggaccaatcgttgtttttgaagaactgacaccaccaaggtgcatttaataaggtgccatcgacagcacagctgattatagaaatagcacgcacaaatgtcaaactacatatataaaaaatatccgcccgtacgcccgtttgtcaaactctatatataaaaaataagtgaattcgcctgtatttatttcaattcgccactgctgtcaccttgttaaatacgccttggacaccaccttgtatgaattcgccgtGGTTTACTGTATGTATATCATTCACTAAAATGTCCTGTATATCAAACAAGTAACCAACTGACTCGTTGAAGTCTATCAATTCCATCAATTTGTTAACCTAAAATCGCTAACTTCATGCTCTcacttttcatataaattttatagcGTTGCCAATTGCTTAATGTTTTGTCACTATGTTGCCCATGACATATGTACCAAgtcgaatttatacaaggtggagtcagtctaacagctgataatttttttttcgcttattAGTTCTAACAGCTTGTTCAAGGCGAATCTAATAAGGTAACCTCACGAGAACAGCTGATTACAGAACTAGCACGCGATAATGTCAAActgcatatataaaaaatattcgccggaACGCCATTATGCCAAActccatatttaaaaaataaatgaattcgcctgtatttatttcaattcgccactgctgtcaccttgttaaatacgccttgagcttgttcaaggcgtatttaacaaggtgacagcagtggcgaattgaaataaatacaggcgaattcacttattttttatatatagagtttgacatacgggcgtacgggcgaatattttttatatatgtagtttgacatttgtgcgtactatttctataatcagctgtgctgccgatggcaccttattaaatgcaccttgagcttgtttttatatttaaatatccacatattctaatcgtattaacaaaatatttattgtttacataaataagtaaagccctcactattcaattatctacactatataatgtttaaatacttatttgtttaattattcattttggttttttggcatttgttaagaccaatcgttgtttttgtagaactgccaccaccttgtatgaattcgacTTGGATATAACcaaagtatatttatataaatatactttggatacaactacatatttttaaattgttgtactATACCAGGGGTGTCCACAAAttccttatggaagagtaaacaccaatacatttaaagaaaagctactttttattcaatatttgttgttgctaaaaccaattcatacaaagaaaaaagaaaaaaaactcagtttcaacacacacatttttaaattatcatacgataaacaaaatctacatggatgatcgcagtcgtcaatgtttaccagcaaagcatacgaaagtgttgttgctttcaacatgcgtgtattcagtgaagaacgacaaaaaaataataagacaaagttgtttgtgtattttgtattgctcaaggcgaatttatagaaggtgacgacagaactacaacaaatacaacatatacaaaaacaacaggtactttgtttttgtaaaaagataagtgaactgtcaaagttgcctgtggttgtttttgcttttgggtttgttgtatttttcgccacaacaaacacaagtgaattgacagttcacttgtctaaacaactgaataaaaaaaataatcagctgttcttctgtcgtcaccttctatagattcgccttggtattgctagtgctgagtcaaggcgaatctatagaaggtgacgacagaagaacagctgattatttttttattcggttgtttagacaagtgaactgtcaattcacttgtgtttgttgtggcgaaaaatacaacaaacccaaaagcaaaaacaaccacaggcaactttgacagttcacttatctttttacaaaaacaaagtacctgttgtttttgtatatgttgtatttgttgtagttctgtcgtcaccttctatagattcgccttgtgctgagtgctctagtgagtatacaaaacacacagcctatagctaagagcaattacaaaaacaaaagagtaccaagagtatatggcttgggcatgactgtactatacaaatgtcaaacctacttgttttcattgttaaaacaaaaataattagaacAAATACATACTGACTTTGAACGTAAAGATctgtttacaaaaacaaaaaggctattgcttttgtatttttattgttgtttttcggAACTTTAATCGCCTTATAGAATTTGTTTTTACTCAAGtcgtatatatatgtattattatgtcatggcgaatctatagaaggtgacgacagaagaacagctgtttattttttttattcagtttagacaagtgaactgtcaattcacttgtgtttgttgtggcgaaaaatacaacaaacccaaaagcaaaaacaaccacaggcaactttgacagttcacttatcttcaaagtaaattaataaagtagactcagtagaacagctgactattttatttactttggtctgaactgtcaattcacttgtggttgttgtggcgaaaaatacaacaagcccaaaagcaaaaacaacaacaggcaactttgacagctcagaccttaaaccaaaaacaaaattaattgtggtttttgtaaatgttgtatttgttgtagtactgtcgctactttattaatttactttgcttatctttttacaaaaacaaaatacctgttgtttttgtacatgttgtatttgttgtagttctgtcgtcaccttctatagattcgccttgtaTTATATGTCATATGTGTTATATGTAGTAATAATTTGCATATTTCTATAATTTGTATtcagtattttttaaatgaatcgcTTTGAATATATAGAGGCCagattaaatgaaaatgaagtGTTTGTTAGTAGAGAATCACAGATAAAATTATACGATGGTGACCAAAAAGTAAGAAGTAGAAACATCCCGAAGAATCCATCTATATTGTAGATTCTACAAACATAGTATGTAAATTGTCTGATTATTCACATCTGTTTCCGTTTTGTCTAGACTCAATTTGAGGAAGGTGACTTAGtattaacatcacatcgattGTTTTGGGGAAGAGCCGGAGATATTGCAAAAGCGGCTGTTTGTTTATGTCTAAATTTAAAGTATGTGATTTCTGTTAGTGAAGAGCAGGCaagtaattttatatttggtcGTAAAACACGTTTGATTTTACATTTGCGACAACCAGACAGCAACAAATTGCCTGGACCTCTAGATAATAGTACAAATGCATTCATAAAACTCTCCGGGAAACATGGTGTGCTGCCAGAATTTTCGATTGCATTGAAAGAGACATTAGAAGCTAAATTTTGGAATGTAAAACCAATCAGTAATGAAATCGAAAATAACCAAAAGGAGGACGTTACACATCAAGATAATATAACAAGAGAAACTAGGCTAAGAATGCGTACTGGTATTGGTGGTATTGAAAAAGCAATAGAGCAAAAAACGAAAGAAACAGACGAAAATATTGCTTTAGCTTTCCAAGATCTTAGAGTGCTGATGGGAATGGCAAAAGAAATGGTCTGCATATCGCGGGTAATCTGTGACAAAATACGTTCTCAAAAAGGAGACATTTCGAACGATGAGACCGTACGCTTTAAGTCCTATCTTTTAAGTTTGGGTATAGATGACCCTGTAACTAGAGAAGGATTCTCAAATGAGTCGGAATACTATAAAAGCTTAGCAGAACAATTATGTATTATGCTACTGGATCCTTTAGaggtatacaaatattttaatatgtctGTAcatagttttaaagaaaaataatttataggaATCTGGAGGAATGATGTCTTTAGCTGACGTATATTGTCGTGTTAATCGTGCTCGTGGTTTGGAATTACTCTCTCCAGAAGATTTGCTCAACGCATGTCGTTTACTAAATGGTCCTATCAACTTGCGTTATTTTCCTAGTGGAGCTATGGTATTGCAGTTAGAATCGCAAGACGATCAATTAACAGCATCTGATACTTTCGATTTAGTACACAAATCTACCTCATTGGCAGTTGAAGAACTATCAAAGTTACGCAACATTTCATTGCTTTTAGCTAAAGAGCGTTTGTTGGCTGCGGAGCGTCTAGGGAAATTATGTAGGGATCAGTCGTTAGAAGGTTTAAGATTCTACCCAAACTTTATTCTAAACACTCCTTCTGGTTAACCATTAAAGAGAGACcggaaaactttttattttcttttcaaataaatacttttagtaaattaaaattatactctTTGTCTTTATTCCAAACACAATATTGTTAATATAATCTTACatgattcatttaaaataggattacatttcctttaaatattgCCACTTTATTTGTATTCATCAAGGTCCAATAAAATGGTCTAttgatattgaattttttgggcATCGAGACGAACCCAGTGCAAATgtctgttaaaaaattaaataaaagaaatgagTAAAAAGCTACAAAACGATACACATGTTTAACACATAATttacaaagaaattttaaaaaataaaagaaatgctcttaaggattttatattttctttaagattttagattttgtaaTAGAATCTAAgaattttgagtaaaattaaaaaaaattttaaaattaaaaaaaaaattaaaggtaGTCTAAAGGTGTTTTCGCATACTTTCTTCatgcttataatattttcccGGAAACTGGCACATTGTCCTTCCAAATTTTAACAATGGATAAAAGTCGTTGGAATaaagtctttgaaatacctTGTACTTGACAAAGATGTACCCCCTTatttataatcaatttttaaatttataaaaggtttataataaattctcaaaatcattattttttgtttataactcaTACATTGGTGTGCCCATTttcccgaatttaaatagcaaccgaatccGTATAATAGCggatatatataaattatttggggcttcggaaatttgacagacatggctatatcgactgtGTTATCTATAGCGATCCCgactatatatactttatgaagTCGCAAGTGTTGAAATtactaacggaatgacaaactgtTGAAGCCAAAGTCAacaatactgttacgaaattgtacttgaattaaaatagaacgattttaacggctgatttaaaagtagcataatgctttcaaataacagtgctgtaaaactgtaacatatctgtgggcattattaaataaaagcattcagttgatttgatcgtaagttggcaacgctgtattcgatttcgaatattcagttaaagaacattgtagaaagtacaccacagatggcgtaagtattagaaacctctagacagttaaagagaaatctagagtgcagatggcagcgaatttataaacgtgtataaaaaaacactgagtgactatttaattctgttgttgttgtacatttttaaataaataaagagttgttacaatttttaactactaaacggcttttatttgcaatcaaaagtatccggtttatttaaaggaaataagcaaacgttttgaaaaggttaaaacgt
Proteins encoded in this region:
- the LOC135962124 gene encoding vacuolar protein-sorting-associated protein 36-like; protein product: MNRFEYIEARLNENEVFVSRESQIKLYDGDQKTQFEEGDLVLTSHRLFWGRAGDIAKAAVCLCLNLKYVISVSEEQASNFIFGRKTRLILHLRQPDSNKLPGPLDNSTNAFIKLSGKHGVLPEFSIALKETLEAKFWNVKPISNEIENNQKEDVTHQDNITRETRLRMRTGIGGIEKAIEQKTKETDENIALAFQDLRVLMGMAKEMVCISRVICDKIRSQKGDISNDETVRFKSYLLSLGIDDPVTREGFSNESEYYKSLAEQLCIMLLDPLEESGGMMSLADVYCRVNRARGLELLSPEDLLNACRLLNGPINLRYFPSGAMVLQLESQDDQLTASDTFDLVHKSTSLAVEELSKLRNISLLLAKERLLAAERLGKLCRDQSLEGLRFYPNFILNTPSG